Proteins from a single region of Orcinus orca chromosome 20, mOrcOrc1.1, whole genome shotgun sequence:
- the MAMSTR gene encoding MEF2-activating motif and SAP domain-containing transcriptional regulator isoform X5 yields MTLAASSQRSQIIRSKFRSVLQLRIHRRYQDTSLSGSFAASPFSDPDPWISAADPALAPAPASPSSPAPFLFSPGVLLPEPKHYPWRSLKKESPKISQYWREPKPKKNLTYHQYMPPEPRQGSRADPQAERSALGPPGPPPWEWTNSQQPPPRMKLSPLTPSPPGVPSPSPSPHKLELQTLKLEELTVSELRQQLRLRGLPVSGTKSMLLERMRGGAPPRERPKPRREEGPAGAPWPRFRRKALGAAGRPGSLKPSQTSHSLPPPRAAETLVTAPAPAPAPAASTAQAPAPAPVPIPSSAAASTALTLEEELQEAIRRAQVRGSGPRVSVRIRLESQVHASSARPQLLPNRGINDILEDQVEPEDMLPPIPLDFPGSFDLLSPSPDSEGLSSVFSSSLPSPTNSPSPSPRGPTDSLDWLEALSGGPPLGCGPPAPSIFSADLSDSGGTRLWDLLEDPW; encoded by the exons ATGACCCTGGCGGCTTCCTCCCAGCGCTCCCAAATCATTCGCTCCAAGTTCCGATCTG TCCTCCAGCTTCGGATCCACAGACGCTATCAGGACACGA GCCTCTCAGGGTCCTTTGCTGCCTCTCCATTCTCGGATCCAGATCCATGGATCTCAGCCGCAGACCCGGCTCTGGCTCCGGCCCCAGCCTCACCCTCGAGCCCAGCGCCTTTCCTCTTCAGCCCCGGGGTCCTTCTCCCTGAGCCAAAACACTACCCTTGGCGGTCCCTGAAGAAG GAGTCTCCCAAGATCTCCCAATATTGGAGGGAGCCCAAGCCCAAGAAGAACTTGACATACCACCAGTACATGCCCCCAGAGCCGAGACAAGGGTCCAGGGCAGACCCCCAGGCTGAAAGGTCGGCCTTGGGTCCCCCTGGACCACCTCCATGGGAATGGACAAACTCACAGCAGCCACCTCCTAG GATGAAGCTCagtcccctcactccctccccaccAGGAGTCCCCAGCCCCTCGCCCTCTCCACACAAGTTGGAACTTCAGACTCTCAAACTGGAGGAGCTGACG GTCTCAGAGCTCCGGCAGCAGCTGCGCCTGCGGGGCCTCCCAGTGTCTGGGACCAAGTCGATGCTCCTGGAGCGCATGCGCGGTGGCGCCCCGCCCCGCGAGCGGCCGAAGCCGCGGCGCGAGGAAGGTCCGGCGGGTGCTCCCTGGCCTCGCTTCAGGCGCAAGGCTTTGGGAGCCGCTGGGAGGCCGGGCTCG TTGAAGCCGAGTCAGACATCTCACTCGCTGCCCCCTCCACGTGCCGCGGAAACCCTTGTGACGGCTCCGGCTCCTGCTCCGGCTCCGGCTGCATCGACGGCTcaggctccagctccagctccagtaCCGATTCCTTCTTCAGCAGCAGCCTCGACAGCCCTGACACTGGAGGAGGAGCTGCAGGAAGCGATCCGCAGAGCGCAGGTGAGAGGGAGCGGGCCTAGGGTCTCAGTCAGGATCAGGCTGGAGTCCCAGGTTCACGCCAGTTCTGCCCGTCCACAGTTGCTTCCGAACCGGGGCATCAATGACATCCTGGAGGATCAGGTGGAGCCTGAGG ACATGCTGCCCCCCATTCCCCTGGACTTCCCCGGCTCCTTCGACTTGCTGTCCCCCTCCCCGGACTCTGAAGGCCTCTCATCTGTCTTCTCTTCCTCGCTCCCATCCCCCACGAACTCCCCGTCCCCCTCTCCCAGGGGCCCCACCGACTCCTTGGATTGGCTGGAGGCTCTGAGTGGGGGTCCCCCACTGGGCTGtggccccccagcccccagcattTTCTCTGCTGACTTATCTGATTCCGGTGGCACCAGGCTTTGGGACCTGCTGGAGGATCCATGGTGA
- the MAMSTR gene encoding MEF2-activating motif and SAP domain-containing transcriptional regulator isoform X7 — translation MVIGRRMGWASADEGGRWRSWGQGCLLPAPLAGSWPQNGSGLRRCAGREQAGGPGREQAARPPACTGCVRGLGTRVLPTTAAHTRLPGQALGHSLPAFLLPPSSTVLQLRIHRRYQDTSLSGSFAASPFSDPDPWISAADPALAPAPASPSSPAPFLFSPGVLLPEPKHYPWRSLKKESPKISQYWREPKPKKNLTYHQYMPPEPRQGSRADPQAERSALGPPGPPPWEWTNSQQPPPRMKLSPLTPSPPGVPSPSPSPHKLELQTLKLEELTVSELRQQLRLRGLPVSGTKSMLLERMRGGAPPRERPKPRREEGPAGAPWPRFRRKALGAAGRPGSLKPSQTSHSLPPPRAAETLVTAPAPAPAPAASTAQAPAPAPVPIPSSAAASTALTLEEELQEAIRRAQVRGSGPRVSVRIRLESQVHASSARPQLLPNRGINDILEDQVEPEGIG, via the exons ATGGTGATTGGGCGGAGGATGGGGTGGGCATCAGCTGACGAAGGGGGCAGGTGGAGGAGTTGGGGGCAGGGCTGCCTCCTGCCTGCACCGCTGGCTGGCTCCTGGCCCCAGAACGGCTCTGGCCTTCGGCGCTGTGCTGGCAGGGAACAAGCAGGAGGCCCTGGAAGGGAGCAGGCTGCCCGCCCACCCGCCTGCACGGGGTGTGTAAGGGGGCTGGGCACACGTGTCCTGCCAACAACTGCAGCTCACACTCGCCTGCCAGGCCAGGCTCTTGGACACTCCCTTCCCGCctttctcctcccaccttcctccACAGTCCTCCAGCTTCGGATCCACAGACGCTATCAGGACACGA GCCTCTCAGGGTCCTTTGCTGCCTCTCCATTCTCGGATCCAGATCCATGGATCTCAGCCGCAGACCCGGCTCTGGCTCCGGCCCCAGCCTCACCCTCGAGCCCAGCGCCTTTCCTCTTCAGCCCCGGGGTCCTTCTCCCTGAGCCAAAACACTACCCTTGGCGGTCCCTGAAGAAG GAGTCTCCCAAGATCTCCCAATATTGGAGGGAGCCCAAGCCCAAGAAGAACTTGACATACCACCAGTACATGCCCCCAGAGCCGAGACAAGGGTCCAGGGCAGACCCCCAGGCTGAAAGGTCGGCCTTGGGTCCCCCTGGACCACCTCCATGGGAATGGACAAACTCACAGCAGCCACCTCCTAG GATGAAGCTCagtcccctcactccctccccaccAGGAGTCCCCAGCCCCTCGCCCTCTCCACACAAGTTGGAACTTCAGACTCTCAAACTGGAGGAGCTGACG GTCTCAGAGCTCCGGCAGCAGCTGCGCCTGCGGGGCCTCCCAGTGTCTGGGACCAAGTCGATGCTCCTGGAGCGCATGCGCGGTGGCGCCCCGCCCCGCGAGCGGCCGAAGCCGCGGCGCGAGGAAGGTCCGGCGGGTGCTCCCTGGCCTCGCTTCAGGCGCAAGGCTTTGGGAGCCGCTGGGAGGCCGGGCTCG TTGAAGCCGAGTCAGACATCTCACTCGCTGCCCCCTCCACGTGCCGCGGAAACCCTTGTGACGGCTCCGGCTCCTGCTCCGGCTCCGGCTGCATCGACGGCTcaggctccagctccagctccagtaCCGATTCCTTCTTCAGCAGCAGCCTCGACAGCCCTGACACTGGAGGAGGAGCTGCAGGAAGCGATCCGCAGAGCGCAGGTGAGAGGGAGCGGGCCTAGGGTCTCAGTCAGGATCAGGCTGGAGTCCCAGGTTCACGCCAGTTCTGCCCGTCCACAGTTGCTTCCGAACCGGGGCATCAATGACATCCTGGAGGATCAGGTGGAGCCTGAGG
- the MAMSTR gene encoding MEF2-activating motif and SAP domain-containing transcriptional regulator isoform X10 yields the protein MVIGRRMGWASADEGGRWRSWGQGCLLPAPLAGSWPQNGSGLRRCAGREQAGGPGREQAARPPACTGCVRGLGTRVLPTTAAHTRLPGQALGHSLPAFLLPPSSTVLQLRIHRRYQDTSLSGSFAASPFSDPDPWISAADPALAPAPASPSSPAPFLFSPGVLLPEPKHYPWRSLKKESPKISQYWREPKPKKNLTYHQYMPPEPRQGSRADPQAERSALGPPGPPPWEWTNSQQPPPRMKLSPLTPSPPGVPSPSPSPHKLELQTLKLEELTVSELRQQLRLRGLPVSGTKSMLLERMRGGAPPRERPKPRREEGPAGAPWPRFRRKALGAAGRPGSLKPSQTSHSLPPPRAAETLVTAPAPAPAPAASTAQAPAPAPVPIPSSAAASTALTLEEELQEAIRRAQLLPNRGINDILEDQVEPEGIG from the exons ATGGTGATTGGGCGGAGGATGGGGTGGGCATCAGCTGACGAAGGGGGCAGGTGGAGGAGTTGGGGGCAGGGCTGCCTCCTGCCTGCACCGCTGGCTGGCTCCTGGCCCCAGAACGGCTCTGGCCTTCGGCGCTGTGCTGGCAGGGAACAAGCAGGAGGCCCTGGAAGGGAGCAGGCTGCCCGCCCACCCGCCTGCACGGGGTGTGTAAGGGGGCTGGGCACACGTGTCCTGCCAACAACTGCAGCTCACACTCGCCTGCCAGGCCAGGCTCTTGGACACTCCCTTCCCGCctttctcctcccaccttcctccACAGTCCTCCAGCTTCGGATCCACAGACGCTATCAGGACACGA GCCTCTCAGGGTCCTTTGCTGCCTCTCCATTCTCGGATCCAGATCCATGGATCTCAGCCGCAGACCCGGCTCTGGCTCCGGCCCCAGCCTCACCCTCGAGCCCAGCGCCTTTCCTCTTCAGCCCCGGGGTCCTTCTCCCTGAGCCAAAACACTACCCTTGGCGGTCCCTGAAGAAG GAGTCTCCCAAGATCTCCCAATATTGGAGGGAGCCCAAGCCCAAGAAGAACTTGACATACCACCAGTACATGCCCCCAGAGCCGAGACAAGGGTCCAGGGCAGACCCCCAGGCTGAAAGGTCGGCCTTGGGTCCCCCTGGACCACCTCCATGGGAATGGACAAACTCACAGCAGCCACCTCCTAG GATGAAGCTCagtcccctcactccctccccaccAGGAGTCCCCAGCCCCTCGCCCTCTCCACACAAGTTGGAACTTCAGACTCTCAAACTGGAGGAGCTGACG GTCTCAGAGCTCCGGCAGCAGCTGCGCCTGCGGGGCCTCCCAGTGTCTGGGACCAAGTCGATGCTCCTGGAGCGCATGCGCGGTGGCGCCCCGCCCCGCGAGCGGCCGAAGCCGCGGCGCGAGGAAGGTCCGGCGGGTGCTCCCTGGCCTCGCTTCAGGCGCAAGGCTTTGGGAGCCGCTGGGAGGCCGGGCTCG TTGAAGCCGAGTCAGACATCTCACTCGCTGCCCCCTCCACGTGCCGCGGAAACCCTTGTGACGGCTCCGGCTCCTGCTCCGGCTCCGGCTGCATCGACGGCTcaggctccagctccagctccagtaCCGATTCCTTCTTCAGCAGCAGCCTCGACAGCCCTGACACTGGAGGAGGAGCTGCAGGAAGCGATCCGCAGAGCGCAG TTGCTTCCGAACCGGGGCATCAATGACATCCTGGAGGATCAGGTGGAGCCTGAGG
- the MAMSTR gene encoding MEF2-activating motif and SAP domain-containing transcriptional regulator isoform X11 — MVIGRRMGWASADEGGRWRSWGQGCLLPAPLAGSWPQNGSGLRRCAGREQAGGPGREQAARPPACTGCVRGLGTRVLPTTAAHTRLPGQALGHSLPAFLLPPSSTVLQLRIHRRYQDTSLSGSFAASPFSDPDPWISAADPALAPAPASPSSPAPFLFSPGVLLPEPKHYPWRSLKKESPKISQYWREPKPKKNLTYHQYMPPEPRQGSRADPQAERSALGPPGPPPWEWTNSQQPPPRSPQPLALSTQVGTSDSQTGGADGLRAPAAAAPAGPPSVWDQVDAPGAHARWRPAPRAAEAAARGRSGGCSLASLQAQGFGSRWEAGLVEAESDISLAAPSTCRGNPCDGSGSCSGSGCIDGSGSSSSSSTDSFFSSSLDSPDTGGGAAGSDPQSAVASEPGHQ; from the exons ATGGTGATTGGGCGGAGGATGGGGTGGGCATCAGCTGACGAAGGGGGCAGGTGGAGGAGTTGGGGGCAGGGCTGCCTCCTGCCTGCACCGCTGGCTGGCTCCTGGCCCCAGAACGGCTCTGGCCTTCGGCGCTGTGCTGGCAGGGAACAAGCAGGAGGCCCTGGAAGGGAGCAGGCTGCCCGCCCACCCGCCTGCACGGGGTGTGTAAGGGGGCTGGGCACACGTGTCCTGCCAACAACTGCAGCTCACACTCGCCTGCCAGGCCAGGCTCTTGGACACTCCCTTCCCGCctttctcctcccaccttcctccACAGTCCTCCAGCTTCGGATCCACAGACGCTATCAGGACACGA GCCTCTCAGGGTCCTTTGCTGCCTCTCCATTCTCGGATCCAGATCCATGGATCTCAGCCGCAGACCCGGCTCTGGCTCCGGCCCCAGCCTCACCCTCGAGCCCAGCGCCTTTCCTCTTCAGCCCCGGGGTCCTTCTCCCTGAGCCAAAACACTACCCTTGGCGGTCCCTGAAGAAG GAGTCTCCCAAGATCTCCCAATATTGGAGGGAGCCCAAGCCCAAGAAGAACTTGACATACCACCAGTACATGCCCCCAGAGCCGAGACAAGGGTCCAGGGCAGACCCCCAGGCTGAAAGGTCGGCCTTGGGTCCCCCTGGACCACCTCCATGGGAATGGACAAACTCACAGCAGCCACCTCCTAG GAGTCCCCAGCCCCTCGCCCTCTCCACACAAGTTGGAACTTCAGACTCTCAAACTGGAGGAGCTGACG GTCTCAGAGCTCCGGCAGCAGCTGCGCCTGCGGGGCCTCCCAGTGTCTGGGACCAAGTCGATGCTCCTGGAGCGCATGCGCGGTGGCGCCCCGCCCCGCGAGCGGCCGAAGCCGCGGCGCGAGGAAGGTCCGGCGGGTGCTCCCTGGCCTCGCTTCAGGCGCAAGGCTTTGGGAGCCGCTGGGAGGCCGGGCTCG TTGAAGCCGAGTCAGACATCTCACTCGCTGCCCCCTCCACGTGCCGCGGAAACCCTTGTGACGGCTCCGGCTCCTGCTCCGGCTCCGGCTGCATCGACGGCTcaggctccagctccagctccagtaCCGATTCCTTCTTCAGCAGCAGCCTCGACAGCCCTGACACTGGAGGAGGAGCTGCAGGAAGCGATCCGCAGAGCGCAG TTGCTTCCGAACCGGGGCATCAATGA